The genome window GCGCAGGCGGAATTCGTGATGGACTCGTCCATGCAGGATACGATAGAACTCCTGCGGGAACGGTCCGCGATACAACATTGCCAAATCATCCGAATCCAACCAATTCTGTTTTTCACCCAGTTCCATTTTGACGCGCTCGTGGAATTTCGTCCCAGGCAACGGATAAGAAACCGAAACGCCGATGTCATCAGGCATGCATTCGCGCACCATCTTCAAGGTCTTTTGCACGTCTTCCCACATCTCACCGGGATAACCGAACTGCAAAAAGAATCCCACTTCGATTCCATTTGCGTGCAGCAACTCGGCAGCGCGGTGGATGTCTTCCACTTTGTCGCCCTTGTCCATTGCATCCAGAATTTTCTGCGAACCCGACTCCGCGCCGATCCACACGGTCTTGCATCCCGCCTTCGCCAGCGCGGACGCCGTCTTTTCGTTGACCAAGTCCGCGCGTTTCAAGCATTTAAACGGGATGACCGCATCCGCTTCGATGAGCAACTCCGCGAACCGTTCCATCCAATTCGGCTTCAGCCCGAAGATGTCATCCGCAAACCAGATGTGGTCGGGCGCGAAATTTTCCCTCAGCCATTTCATCTCCGCCGCCACATTTTCAGGCGAGCGCGAGTTGTAGCGCTGTCCCCAGATCGGCTTGGCGCACCAGTTGCAGTGATATGGACATCCGCGCGTGGTGACCATGTTCATCGAGAAATAACCGTGACGCTCGTGCCAGATCGTTTTATATTTTTGGATTTCTATTAAATCCCACGCAGGAAAAGGCAAAGCATCGAGATTTTTGATATCAGGTCGGCGCGATGCGTGATGCGTGATGCGTGACACAAGACCGATGACATCGCTCGCTTCCTTCCCAGCCGACAGTTGGTCCAGCAATTCCCCGAGCGTTTCTTCTCCCTCACCTAGTAGACAGTAGTCCGCGCCATGTTCGAGATATTTGTCGTAGTGATCGGTCGCGTCCGCGCCGCACAGGATGACAGTGCATCCGCGCTCCTTCGCCATGCGGATCATCGTGAAGGCGGCTTCGCGCATCCGCAGGAGACACATCTTGGAGAGGTAGTTGAAATTATCCTCGAAGATGACCGCGTATTGCGGCTGGTGTTCATCAAGCGAATTTGCCCATTCGTCTTCGGATTCAGCCAGCATCGCATCGAAGAGCGCCACATCATACCCCTTTTCGCGGATGTAACTGGCGGCATACAACGTCCCAAGCGGCGGGTAGGGCATCATCGCAGCCCAGAGTTTGGGGTCGAAGCGCAGGTAGTAGGATTGTCCGAAGAGAATTTTCTTCATGCATGCACCTTCAATTCTCGAAGCCGCTCTTGATAGGCACTCATCGCCCTTGAGCCGTGATTGTCGAAGTTTCCCTGGCAGATATCGGCAGAAAAGTTGGTTTCGGCGCCATAGCCCGCTTGTTTTTTGAAGCGGGCGATCTTGCGGTTCATTTCCCAGGATTCAAGGAGATCGCCGTGTTTGCCGGCAAGAAGAGTTTCAATAAAAATCTGGATTGCCACGCCAGCTTTGAGGTCCTTCGCATCGCTCAAGATGACATTTGTGTTGAGATTTGGCAAAATATCCAAAACCCATAAATTGACCATGCGCAAACAGTTGAATACATCCATCCCGCTGACGGGAATCATCTGGGCGAATTCGCGGGCGGTGTAGAGATTTCTTACATCCCATGCCAGCGCGTTTTCAGAGACAATGATATTCGGGCAGATGACATCCCCGAACAAGCGAGCAAGCTTGCCAAACAACAGAACAAAAGCACGGGCGGCCCATACCCGCCCAGGCTTGACGACGAGCATGTAATCCATGTCATTGTTTTTCGAGAGGTTAAGCATGGCAAGGGAACCCGTCAGTGCAACCATGCGGATAAATGGCAGTTTGCCGATGAGGCGCCCGTAGAACATGGCGCGCTCAAAGGCTTTGTGGGAATCGGCTTCGCGCTGTTTGCGGATGTTCACGATCTCGGGGCGGTCTGTGATGAAGTAACAATCGTCTTTGAAAGATACTTTGTCCATTTGAGATGCGCAGAGTTTGATTTCGTTTCGTCCGGCGGGGATGGTGAGAAATTTCTGCAACTCGTCCATGGTCAGCGGATGGTCAAAAATGTCGGAATATGCCAGCGTGGCGAGGATGGCATGTTCGAGCAGGGAAGAGTCAACAAGGGCGGGCGGTTGGGATGTGAATGTCAGGGACAAAAGCATGGTCCTTTATGCAGAAGCAGGCTTGGCGTCGTGGGCGAAGCGGGCCGAGATGGACTGGGCGATGGTCAAGCCTGAGCAGAAAAATAACCCCAACGCGAAGAAAAAGGCATAGATCATTACCAGATAATAACCGAGATGAAAGGCGAACCAGCCGGTGAAAAGATTGAAAATGCCAAGAAGGATTTCGAAGACGATGAGAGAATCAACCTTGACCTGATAGCGGCTGCCCAGCCATGGCTGGGCGCGATGCGTGATGCCGAACTTCGGCGTGCGCTCGAATGGTACGGAGCGTTTTCGGACAATCTGGAACACGGCGCGCATCGTGTTGAGCGCCATGCCGGACGCGAACATGGACATCAAAAAGATGAGCGGAAAAGCTTGAAACCAGCGGCGGCGGAGAAGCTGCTGGGCGGTGGAAAAATAGATCGCAGGCACAAGCGCGAGGAAGTTCATCACCAAGCCAAGCCCGATGGGTTGAAGCAGGGTTGGGTATTGACTCGCAAACCAAAGAAGCAGCGGGTAAAACAACATCAGTGCAACGGTGAGCAGATGAAGCAAATAGCCTGTGAGATGAAGCGTGGCTTGAGTTTTACGCGCAAATGAAAAATCCGATTTCCAGATCACGGGAATATATTTCACAGCGCATTCAAGGCTGCCGCGTGCCCAGCGATATTGCTGCCGGCGATATGCCGTAAAACTGACTGGCAGTTCGGCGGGCGCTTCCACATCACCTGCGTAGCGCGCGGTCCAGCCGCGCAGGAAGGCGCGGTAGGACAGGTCCATGTCTTCGGTGAGCGTATCCGCCTGCCAGCCGCCCGCATCCAGAATGGCGGATTTGCGCCAGATGCCCGCCGTGCCGTTGAAATTGAACACGTACCCGGCGCTCGAACGTGCAAGCTGGTCAATCGCGAAATGCGCATCCAATGAGAAGGATTGCAGGAGGGTAAGCAGTGAATAATCGCGGTTCAAATGTCCCCAGCGGGCCTGGACAAAAGCCACTCGATCATGGAGAAAATGCGGCACCATGCGGCGCAGAAAATCACGCTGCGGGAGGAAATCCGCGTCGAAGATGGCGATGAAGTCACCCTTTGCGGTCTCAAGTCCATTGGCAAGCGCGCCTGCTTTAAATCCATCACGGTTCGTGCGGTGGATGTGAATGACATCGATCCCTTGCGCTTCCAGCCGCATCACTTTTTCAGCGATCAATGCGGCAGTATCATCGGTCGAGTCGTCCAAGACTTGGATTTCAAGCAGGCCACGCGGATAATCCAGATCCGCGCAGGCATCCAGCAGGCGCGCCGTCACGTACCACTCGTTGTAAATTGGCAGCTGCACGGTGACAAAAGGAAATGCCTGCAATTCCCCCGTCTTCGCCTCCAAAAGTTTATCCCGCTGTTTCAATCCACGTAACGCAAGGAAAAGCATATTAAAAATATATGCAACCAGCATCCCCATGGCAAACACATATGCGGTCAGAACAGGCGAAAGAAGATATGGCAACAAACTCATTCTACGTCGTCCTTATCACTGCCGCAGAAAACAAGCCCCAGCCCAGCCATTGCCACAAACGCCCCGGTACATACATCCACGTGTAATAGTCGAATAACCCGACCACGAACACCGCAAGCAACAAGGCAAGTGAGCCCATCACCAGAGGCCTGCTTATCAAGTCACGCCAGCGCACGGCAAATATGATCAATGGGATAATCAATAGCAATAGATAAAATACGCCGCCAAACACGCCCGTCTCCATTGCAGCGTTCAACATCGCGTAATGGGGCGGCTGAAAATCCAGGGGAAAATTTTCAAAACGGTTCTTCATTGCCAGCGGCGATGCGCCCAAACCAATCCCGATCGCGGCGTGCTCCACGAATAACGTATTGCCTGCACCCAGCAAAAACACGCGCTCCCGCATTTGATCGTCCTGCGCGATGTTCCCGGAATTGATCCGTGACTGGAACAGGGAAATATTTTTTGTGATGAATGGCGTGACGACTAGCAGACTCAACACCCCAAGCAGAATCGCCCGTTTGACAGAATCCCACCTGCGGGCAGACGCTTCAAATCCGACCATGAAGCTGCCGGCCACCATCAGGCTTAACCACGCCGAACGGGAGAAGGTCATCACCAGCGCGGGAAATGCAACCAAAAAGACAACCGCCGCCAGCCTGTGCTGGCGGCGATTCCCGTACAAGACCACCGCCAGCATAAGGACGAATCCGAAGGCGATACAGCCGCCGAGAATGTTCGGGTGATCGCTCAAGCCATAGGCGCGCAGGAAGCGAGATCCATCCGCGATGACAACACTCACACCGGAGCGGACAGGGTCAAGCGAATGTTCGCCAAGGATCTGCAGTCCCAAAGAGGACTGAGCGAGCGACTGTCCAATAGCAACCATGGACTGAATGATAACTTGAAGCATGACAGGGACAATCACCCAAACAGGGGAATGAATTTCATTGACAATAAAAAAATATAAGAAAAGCAGAAGTAGCAACCGGGCAGCATGATACCGAGAGAGGAACGGATCCACACTCCCAATGACAGAGACCCACCCTGCAACAACCAAGCCCGTAAGACAGATCCAGATCAATCCATTCCCCATACGCACCCTGTGAGGCTTCACCAATAATGAGCAGCCCCAAAAGACAAGCATGTACAGCAACGTCCAGTCACTTCCAAACAGATGAAAATCAGTGTAATCGGAATAAACAGGGAAGAATGGACGCTGCCACACGTCCAGCCGCCAGCGCAGAGGAAGGAGGAGAACCGTCAACGCAAATGCAACGCGTGCGGCGATCAGAAAATAGTGCGATACTCGATTCGGCAAAGATAATGACATTAAATCAGACCTTAATAATCCTCTTTCTTATTATAATCGGTGAATGAATTTGAAACTTGCCATCAATGGGCGTTTTCAACACAGGCGCGTCACCGGCGTGGATCGATACGCCGATGAAATATCCCGTCGACTGAACGTGCAAAAACGATTTATCAAACCGAACCGTTCGCTTGGACGGGTAGCGGGGCATTTGTGGGAGCAGTTCGTTTTGCCACGATTAATTCAAGAAGGTGAAATCCTGTGGTCGCCCGCCAACTCCAGCGCGTGGAGTGTGGCGAATCAGGTGGTGACCATACACGACGCAAGCGTGTTCGACCACCCCGAATGGTTTCGTCCCGCCTTTGCATCATGGACGAGACTTTCATGGAAAATACTCGCGAAGCGGGCAAAGGCGATCGTCACGGTTTCCGAGTTTTCAAAGCAGAGATTACAGCATTTCCTTAACATCCCTGCTGAAAAAATCCATGTGGTGTATAACGGGGTTGGGGAGTCGTTCAAACCGCAGGGCCAAAAACAAATTAATGAAATGAAGAAAAAATTCGGGCTGAACAAACCCTATTTTCTTTCTGTCGGTACGCTGGAGCCTAGAAAGAATTTGAAGGCTTTGATTTGTGCTTGGGAATTGGCAAATTTGAAAGGGTACGGGTTGTTCATTGCAGGCGCGGAATCCGTAGGTCATGTTTTCAACGTCACCGATCTAATTTCTGTAGCCCGTCACGCTGCATACCCTTTCAGGGCACTTAGCGTGACCTACGTCAGTGACGAAGATTTGCCCGCCGTGTACGCCGGCGCGACGGCGTTTGTCTATCCATCTTTGTATGAGGGATTCGGTCTGCCCATTCTGGAGGCAATGGCATGTGGAACGCCCGTTATCGCATCAGACAGCGCAGTGTTCAGGGAAATCTACAGCGATGCCGCGATTCCAATCAATCCGCGCGAGCCGCAGGAACTCGCACACGCCATGCGGAACATAATCGAAGACAAATCGCTTGCAGAGAACCTGCGCCAGCGCGGGTTTGAAAAAGCGGTACAGCTTTCGTGGGATGAATCCGCGCGAAAAACGCAATCCATCATCAGGAACATCCCATGAAACTAGCGATCATCCATGAATGGCTGAATGTGTTCGGCGGAGCCGAGAAGTTACTTTCCGAAATCCTTAAACTTCATCCACAAGCGCAAGTGCACGCGCTGATCCACAACAAATCAAATCTCATCGGCACACCGCTCGACGGGCAAAGCGTCAAAACATCCTTCCTGCAACATATCCCCCGTGTCGAACATCTCTACCGCGGACTGCTCCCGATTATGCCGCTTGCCATCGAGAGCATGAATGTCCGCGAGTACGATATGGTGTTGTCCATTTCCCACGCTGTTGCACACGGCATCAAAACTCATAAAAATCAAATCCACATTTCCTACATCTGCACGCCGATGCGCTATGCCTGGCACTTGCAGGACGACTACCTGCATCTACACCATTTGGACAAGCCGATTCTCGGCTCCGCCGCGCGCCTGACCTTGAGCCTGCTTCGCCGTTGGGACAAAGTCTCCGCCGCCCGGGCGGATCACCTGCTCGCCATCTCGCAATGGACGGCACAGAAGATTCAACAGGCATGGGGACGCGAGTCGCATGTCATCTACCCGCCTGTGAATGTGGAGCGGTTTTCGCCAGCCAAAGAGCGCGATGATTTTTACATCCACGTTTCACGGCTGGTTCCCTACAAAATGACGACGGAGATCGTCAAAGCGTTCAATGCGTTGAAACTTCCGCTCATCGTCATCGGCGATGGACCTGAAATGTCACACCTGCAAAAACTGACGAAAGAAAACGTCAAACTGCTGGGGTATCAACCTGACGATGTAGTTACCGACCTGCTCAACCGCGCTAAAGCATTCGTGTACATGGCTACCGAAGACTTTGGGATCGCAATGGTCGAAGCGCAGGCGGCGGGATGTCCCGTGATTGCATATCGGACAGGCGGCGCGACGGAGATCGTTCGAGATGGAGAGACAGGGTTGTTGTTCAGCGATCAGACGGCTGATGGTTTGTGCGAGGCGGTTCTTCGATCTGAAGGGAAGGAATTAAAAAACAAAGCCGCAAGAGAAAATGCGGCTCGCTTTTCGAGAGAGAGATTTAAGAAAGAGTTTTCAGCCTACTTTGAGGAGATTGCTTCGGGCGGCCTTGATTGAGCAGACCCAAGACCGCATCGAAACCCGTCGCCTTCGCACACATTACATGACAGCCTTCGCCAATGCCTCCAGGCCTGCGAGATCGTCCAGGTCCAGCCATTGGAGCATGACCCGTTGAAGTCCGCTTTCTTCGAGTTTGCGCAATTGCTCCTTGACACCACTCGCGGAACCAGCCACAATTCCACGCTGATGCAATTGCTCAAGCGATTGTCCGCGGGCTTCGACTTTTTCTTTCAAAGCGGATTCGGTATGACCGAAAACACAGCCCGTCATCATCGAGCGCCGCATGGACTTTGGCTCGCGGTTCTCGGCTTTCAAGGCTTCTTGCATCAATCCATTCAACTCTTTGACCGTCTCAGGCGGGGCAAAGATGATATTCCACTCGTCGGCATAGCGGGCGGCAAGTTTCAGCGTACGATTCTTTCCGTTCCCGCCGATCAGGATTGGGGGACCGCCGAGGCGTTTTGGACGTGGGAGCAGAGTCGTTTCGCGGATCTGGTAATACATCCCGTCGAATGAAACAGGCGAGTCGCTTTTCAATAATTGAGTCACCGCCTGCAAGCCTTCTTCAAAGCGCTCCATGCGGGATTTTACATCCAGCAAATCGAAACCGTAGAGATGATGCTCGCGTTCCTGCCAGCCTGCGCCGAGACCGAGTGTCAGCCGTCCGTTCGAGAGGTCGTCCACGGCGGATGCCATGCGGGCGGTGTGCGCGGGATGCCGAAATGAAAACGGCGTGACCAGGGGACCGAACTCGATGCGCTCGGTGTTGCACGCCAGCCAGGTCAGCGAGACCCATAACTCGAGCGAATCCTTGTTGGGCGGATTCATGTTGGTGAAGTGATCGGAGCGGTACAAGCCGACAAAGCCTAAATCTTCGACAAGGCGGGCGATGTTCCGCCAGCGCGCCCAGTTCAATCCGTTTTGACCTTCGATCATGATGGCGATTTCAAGCATGGTGGCTCCTTCCCCCTGAGTGTACATTAAAAATACTGCAGGGGCGACCGCGAACAATGGCCAAGAAC of Anaerolineales bacterium contains these proteins:
- a CDS encoding radical SAM protein, whose protein sequence is MKKILFGQSYYLRFDPKLWAAMMPYPPLGTLYAASYIREKGYDVALFDAMLAESEDEWANSLDEHQPQYAVIFEDNFNYLSKMCLLRMREAAFTMIRMAKERGCTVILCGADATDHYDKYLEHGADYCLLGEGEETLGELLDQLSAGKEASDVIGLVSRITHHASRRPDIKNLDALPFPAWDLIEIQKYKTIWHERHGYFSMNMVTTRGCPYHCNWCAKPIWGQRYNSRSPENVAAEMKWLRENFAPDHIWFADDIFGLKPNWMERFAELLIEADAVIPFKCLKRADLVNEKTASALAKAGCKTVWIGAESGSQKILDAMDKGDKVEDIHRAAELLHANGIEVGFFLQFGYPGEMWEDVQKTLKMVRECMPDDIGVSVSYPLPGTKFHERVKMELGEKQNWLDSDDLAMLYRGPFPQEFYRILHGRVHHEFRLRRAWQKRDWRRIARTPYYLLGMLRSEMRLKRFATDTHSGTM
- a CDS encoding glycosyltransferase family 2 protein; translated protein: MSLLPYLLSPVLTAYVFAMGMLVAYIFNMLFLALRGLKQRDKLLEAKTGELQAFPFVTVQLPIYNEWYVTARLLDACADLDYPRGLLEIQVLDDSTDDTAALIAEKVMRLEAQGIDVIHIHRTNRDGFKAGALANGLETAKGDFIAIFDADFLPQRDFLRRMVPHFLHDRVAFVQARWGHLNRDYSLLTLLQSFSLDAHFAIDQLARSSAGYVFNFNGTAGIWRKSAILDAGGWQADTLTEDMDLSYRAFLRGWTARYAGDVEAPAELPVSFTAYRRQQYRWARGSLECAVKYIPVIWKSDFSFARKTQATLHLTGYLLHLLTVALMLFYPLLLWFASQYPTLLQPIGLGLVMNFLALVPAIYFSTAQQLLRRRWFQAFPLIFLMSMFASGMALNTMRAVFQIVRKRSVPFERTPKFGITHRAQPWLGSRYQVKVDSLIVFEILLGIFNLFTGWFAFHLGYYLVMIYAFFFALGLFFCSGLTIAQSISARFAHDAKPASA
- a CDS encoding O-antigen ligase family protein, producing the protein MSLSLPNRVSHYFLIAARVAFALTVLLLPLRWRLDVWQRPFFPVYSDYTDFHLFGSDWTLLYMLVFWGCSLLVKPHRVRMGNGLIWICLTGLVVAGWVSVIGSVDPFLSRYHAARLLLLLFLYFFIVNEIHSPVWVIVPVMLQVIIQSMVAIGQSLAQSSLGLQILGEHSLDPVRSGVSVVIADGSRFLRAYGLSDHPNILGGCIAFGFVLMLAVVLYGNRRQHRLAAVVFLVAFPALVMTFSRSAWLSLMVAGSFMVGFEASARRWDSVKRAILLGVLSLLVVTPFITKNISLFQSRINSGNIAQDDQMRERVFLLGAGNTLFVEHAAIGIGLGASPLAMKNRFENFPLDFQPPHYAMLNAAMETGVFGGVFYLLLLIIPLIIFAVRWRDLISRPLVMGSLALLLAVFVVGLFDYYTWMYVPGRLWQWLGWGLFSAAVIRTT
- a CDS encoding glycosyltransferase family 1 protein, translated to MNLKLAINGRFQHRRVTGVDRYADEISRRLNVQKRFIKPNRSLGRVAGHLWEQFVLPRLIQEGEILWSPANSSAWSVANQVVTIHDASVFDHPEWFRPAFASWTRLSWKILAKRAKAIVTVSEFSKQRLQHFLNIPAEKIHVVYNGVGESFKPQGQKQINEMKKKFGLNKPYFLSVGTLEPRKNLKALICAWELANLKGYGLFIAGAESVGHVFNVTDLISVARHAAYPFRALSVTYVSDEDLPAVYAGATAFVYPSLYEGFGLPILEAMACGTPVIASDSAVFREIYSDAAIPINPREPQELAHAMRNIIEDKSLAENLRQRGFEKAVQLSWDESARKTQSIIRNIP
- a CDS encoding glycosyltransferase; the protein is MKLAIIHEWLNVFGGAEKLLSEILKLHPQAQVHALIHNKSNLIGTPLDGQSVKTSFLQHIPRVEHLYRGLLPIMPLAIESMNVREYDMVLSISHAVAHGIKTHKNQIHISYICTPMRYAWHLQDDYLHLHHLDKPILGSAARLTLSLLRRWDKVSAARADHLLAISQWTAQKIQQAWGRESHVIYPPVNVERFSPAKERDDFYIHVSRLVPYKMTTEIVKAFNALKLPLIVIGDGPEMSHLQKLTKENVKLLGYQPDDVVTDLLNRAKAFVYMATEDFGIAMVEAQAAGCPVIAYRTGGATEIVRDGETGLLFSDQTADGLCEAVLRSEGKELKNKAARENAARFSRERFKKEFSAYFEEIASGGLD
- a CDS encoding LLM class F420-dependent oxidoreductase gives rise to the protein MLEIAIMIEGQNGLNWARWRNIARLVEDLGFVGLYRSDHFTNMNPPNKDSLELWVSLTWLACNTERIEFGPLVTPFSFRHPAHTARMASAVDDLSNGRLTLGLGAGWQEREHHLYGFDLLDVKSRMERFEEGLQAVTQLLKSDSPVSFDGMYYQIRETTLLPRPKRLGGPPILIGGNGKNRTLKLAARYADEWNIIFAPPETVKELNGLMQEALKAENREPKSMRRSMMTGCVFGHTESALKEKVEARGQSLEQLHQRGIVAGSASGVKEQLRKLEESGLQRVMLQWLDLDDLAGLEALAKAVM